A window of Planctomycetota bacterium contains these coding sequences:
- a CDS encoding tetratricopeptide repeat protein translates to MGPCWMRAGVSAALGVALAAASVRAGSAREDLLALRAGLAAQRTLDRAPGWAAQVSFALAHKDDPALAAEVLYDVALSQREADRSTVARTLEQLLEAFPNAEPWAGLATYELARAYAERSSTQPKAVELYERFLKLPTADPVRRAEASIALARLYQATSKPALALAAYRAFVEQFPDRPRLCAEALASSGLALIELKQPKEALPLCERLAKEYPWEGEARRGLLLAIAQALRTAEDTENAVLAYERLLQELPRADARRSQAYMGLAMLYIQKGESQKAADIYRRLAADRTLGAAYRASAYRQLFDLQRRVGEQAGVIRLAYDIIAAQPSGIIQSGNVLGELVDAFVGEGRVDEALAMAKAQCRLAYLTAATHGYAAGGGGWAAVSQDAIFAVVRALKAKEGSLLPANRFIAFVEHGPEGPDGKLGTADDLQDPTAACRLPADAERDKVFAAAAQRFISDPYELGFLYLCWDKPADALRAFRRHYLESGEATKLQRAAVLVAQALRAIGCPEADVDAFFDYQTYGPNGKDGKPNTPDDLKDPILALPK, encoded by the coding sequence ATGGGACCATGCTGGATGCGAGCGGGAGTCTCGGCTGCCCTCGGCGTCGCCCTCGCGGCGGCATCCGTTCGGGCCGGCAGCGCGCGCGAGGACCTTCTTGCCCTGCGCGCGGGCCTGGCGGCCCAACGCACCCTGGACCGCGCGCCCGGCTGGGCGGCCCAGGTGAGCTTCGCCCTCGCCCACAAGGACGACCCGGCGCTGGCCGCCGAGGTGCTCTACGACGTGGCCCTCTCGCAGCGCGAGGCCGACCGCTCGACCGTGGCCAGGACCCTCGAGCAACTGCTCGAGGCCTTCCCCAACGCGGAGCCCTGGGCGGGCCTGGCCACGTACGAGCTGGCCCGGGCCTACGCCGAGCGCTCCTCCACCCAGCCCAAAGCCGTGGAACTCTACGAGCGGTTCCTCAAGCTGCCCACGGCCGACCCCGTGCGGCGGGCCGAGGCCTCCATCGCCCTCGCGCGGCTGTACCAGGCGACGTCGAAGCCGGCCCTCGCCCTGGCCGCGTATCGGGCCTTCGTCGAGCAGTTCCCCGACCGGCCGCGCCTGTGCGCCGAGGCCCTCGCCTCGAGCGGGCTGGCCCTCATCGAGCTCAAGCAGCCCAAGGAGGCCCTCCCCCTCTGCGAGCGCCTCGCCAAGGAGTACCCCTGGGAGGGCGAGGCGCGCCGCGGCCTCTTGCTGGCCATCGCCCAGGCCCTCCGCACCGCCGAGGACACCGAGAACGCCGTCCTCGCCTATGAGAGGCTGCTCCAGGAGCTGCCCCGCGCCGACGCGCGGCGCTCCCAGGCCTACATGGGGCTGGCCATGCTCTACATCCAGAAGGGCGAGAGCCAGAAGGCGGCCGACATCTACCGCCGCCTGGCCGCCGACCGCACGCTGGGCGCCGCCTACCGGGCGTCGGCCTATCGCCAGCTCTTCGACCTCCAACGCCGCGTGGGCGAGCAGGCCGGCGTCATCCGCCTCGCCTACGACATCATCGCCGCCCAGCCCAGCGGCATCATCCAGTCGGGCAACGTCCTGGGCGAACTCGTGGACGCCTTCGTGGGCGAGGGGCGGGTGGACGAGGCCCTGGCCATGGCCAAGGCCCAGTGCCGTCTGGCCTACCTCACCGCCGCCACTCACGGCTATGCCGCGGGCGGTGGCGGCTGGGCGGCGGTCTCGCAGGACGCCATCTTCGCCGTCGTGCGCGCCCTGAAGGCCAAGGAGGGCAGCCTGTTGCCCGCCAACCGCTTCATCGCCTTCGTCGAGCACGGGCCCGAGGGGCCCGACGGCAAGCTCGGCACGGCCGACGACCTCCAGGACCCCACGGCCGCCTGTCGGCTGCCCGCCGACGCCGAACGCGACAAGGTCTTCGCCGCCGCCGCCCAGCGGTTCATCAGCGACCCCTACGAGCTGGGCTTCCTCTACCTGTGCTGGGACAAGCCGGCCGACGCCCTCCGCGCCTTCCGCCGGCACTACCTGGAGTCCGGCGAGGCCACGAAGCTCCAGCGCGCCGCCGTGCTCGTGGCCCAGGCCCTCCGCGCCATCGGCTGCCCCGAGGCCGACGTGGACGCGTTCTTCGACTACCAGACCTATGGCCCCAATGGCAAGGACGGCAAGCCGAACACCCCCGACGACCTGAAGGACCCGATCCTGGCTCTACCGAAATGA
- a CDS encoding tetratricopeptide repeat protein: MNARVRTAGRGWRVCAAALCLLAAGGLGAAEAPAPEKKGPEPTPAARAMAALEERLAALRKEGTGFALRGRYEALLTDASAAAEAHAADPAAAAAHLVVARCCEALGKHPEKEAAFERYIDALMARSRDEAAAALRAESDALVARRELFAATKLLRLMLAKFPDGPEAAWALYRLGTCHLLMDRFEDAAAAFGEVLTRWPEGPAATQARLRLARAYLAQGRHAEAIAMLEAGLPKEADAPLRDALLFDLAMARYLSRDYYGALVGFQRLVREAPSSPYAPLARAGVAKLRSDLLNRLSASENK, translated from the coding sequence ATGAACGCCCGAGTGCGGACGGCGGGTCGCGGCTGGCGGGTTTGCGCGGCGGCGTTGTGCCTGCTTGCGGCGGGCGGGCTCGGCGCGGCGGAGGCCCCTGCCCCCGAGAAGAAGGGGCCCGAGCCCACGCCCGCGGCGCGCGCGATGGCCGCCCTCGAAGAGCGTCTGGCCGCGCTGCGCAAGGAAGGCACAGGGTTCGCGCTGCGCGGCCGGTACGAGGCCCTGCTCACCGACGCCTCGGCCGCGGCCGAGGCCCACGCCGCCGACCCCGCGGCGGCGGCGGCGCACCTCGTCGTCGCCCGCTGCTGCGAGGCCCTCGGCAAGCACCCCGAGAAGGAGGCCGCCTTCGAGCGCTACATTGACGCCCTGATGGCAAGGTCGAGGGACGAGGCCGCCGCGGCCCTGCGCGCGGAGAGCGACGCCCTGGTGGCGCGCCGCGAGCTGTTCGCGGCCACCAAGCTGCTGCGCCTGATGCTCGCCAAGTTCCCCGACGGCCCCGAGGCCGCCTGGGCCCTCTATCGCCTGGGCACGTGCCATCTGCTCATGGACCGCTTCGAGGATGCGGCGGCGGCGTTCGGCGAGGTGCTGACACGCTGGCCCGAGGGCCCCGCGGCCACGCAGGCCCGCCTGCGCCTGGCCCGGGCCTACCTGGCCCAGGGCCGGCATGCGGAGGCGATCGCCATGCTGGAGGCCGGCCTGCCCAAAGAGGCCGACGCGCCGCTGCGCGACGCGCTGCTCTTCGACCTGGCGATGGCGCGCTACCTGTCGCGCGACTACTATGGGGCGCTCGTGGGCTTCCAGCGCCTCGTGCGCGAGGCGCCCAGTTCGCCCTATGCGCCCCTCGCGCGCGCCGGCGTCGCCAAGCTGCGCAGCGACCTCCTCAACCGCCTCAGCGCCAGCGAAAACAAGTGA
- a CDS encoding tetratricopeptide repeat protein, whose amino-acid sequence MRRLFPILLVAASLARPLAAADSPDPLAEAGAAAYKRQYLAAIAKAATVASEPKETPERRGKAFELIAQSYLEAGSASLAIAAYHQALVALGRDDPNALPAWWRIAEIHIARQELHQAITHLEKATAELDLAKLPPEARVKLLATLAACREQAGQAPAALATYERLFALAQPGDALGATVARAARLYAETHRFDKAMACLERLYGKLESETVIAEAAKAYQELAQKLPAAGRTEEADALDRKILSLFVRKEPSTARAALLRLIGGEDDAAALKLAATLQENELRLLAHDEVLAILTPAALRLDRCDELARLLTRAILAEPFDETVPYACSKAIVELRLRQGRPDDAVAAAYVAYATCGFASYVSPQSFGRAVDLVADTLRARDGHLVSGNAFRLYQVHGPAGPDKKPGTPDDLPNPLAALAPQADPELDKLLEAALAARPASVAGHRARGWAYLVWGKPKQALAEFKRAFALCPLETTELTRAAQDIALGLKALHATPVGMEAFAEFQRYGPNGPDGKPKTADDLTDPLAGL is encoded by the coding sequence ATGAGACGCCTTTTCCCCATCCTGCTCGTGGCGGCCTCGCTGGCCCGCCCGCTCGCGGCGGCCGACTCGCCCGACCCCCTGGCCGAGGCGGGCGCCGCCGCCTATAAGCGCCAGTATCTCGCCGCCATCGCCAAGGCCGCCACGGTGGCCTCCGAACCCAAGGAGACCCCCGAGCGGCGCGGCAAGGCCTTCGAGCTGATCGCCCAGAGCTATCTCGAGGCAGGCTCCGCCTCCCTCGCCATTGCCGCCTACCACCAGGCCCTCGTGGCCCTCGGGCGCGACGACCCCAACGCCCTGCCCGCCTGGTGGCGCATCGCCGAGATCCACATCGCACGGCAGGAGCTTCACCAGGCCATCACCCACCTCGAGAAGGCCACGGCCGAGCTCGACCTGGCCAAGCTGCCGCCCGAGGCCCGCGTGAAGCTGCTCGCCACGCTGGCCGCCTGCCGCGAACAGGCGGGCCAGGCGCCCGCCGCCCTGGCCACGTACGAGCGGCTCTTCGCCCTGGCCCAGCCGGGCGATGCCCTGGGCGCCACCGTGGCCCGGGCCGCCCGCCTCTACGCCGAAACGCACCGCTTCGACAAGGCCATGGCCTGCCTCGAACGCCTCTACGGCAAGCTCGAGAGCGAGACCGTGATCGCCGAGGCGGCCAAGGCCTACCAGGAACTCGCCCAGAAGCTGCCCGCCGCCGGCCGCACCGAGGAGGCCGACGCCCTGGACCGCAAGATCCTCTCGCTCTTCGTGCGCAAGGAGCCCTCGACCGCGCGGGCGGCCCTGCTGCGCCTGATCGGCGGCGAGGACGACGCGGCCGCGCTCAAGCTCGCCGCCACCCTCCAGGAGAACGAACTCCGCCTGCTCGCGCACGACGAGGTGCTGGCCATCCTCACCCCCGCGGCCCTGCGCCTCGACCGCTGCGACGAGCTGGCGCGCCTGCTCACCCGCGCCATCCTGGCCGAGCCCTTCGACGAGACCGTGCCCTACGCCTGCTCGAAGGCCATCGTCGAGCTGCGCCTGCGCCAGGGCCGCCCCGACGACGCCGTGGCCGCCGCCTACGTGGCCTATGCCACCTGCGGCTTCGCCAGCTACGTGAGCCCCCAGAGCTTCGGGCGCGCGGTGGACCTCGTGGCCGACACCCTGCGGGCGCGCGACGGCCACCTCGTCTCCGGCAACGCCTTCCGCCTCTACCAGGTCCACGGGCCCGCCGGCCCCGACAAGAAGCCCGGCACGCCCGACGACCTGCCGAACCCGCTCGCGGCCCTGGCCCCCCAGGCCGACCCCGAGCTCGACAAGCTCCTCGAGGCCGCCCTCGCGGCGCGGCCCGCCTCCGTGGCCGGCCACCGCGCCCGCGGCTGGGCCTACCTCGTCTGGGGCAAGCCGAAGCAGGCGCTCGCGGAGTTCAAGCGCGCCTTCGCCCTCTGCCCGCTCGAGACCACCGAGCTCACCCGCGCCGCGCAGGATATCGCCCTCGGCCTCAAGGCGCTCCACGCCACCCCCGTGGGCATGGAAGCCTTCGCCGAGTTCCAGCGCTACGGCCCCAACGGGCCCGACGGCAAGCCGAAAACCGCTGACGACCTCACCGATCCCCTGGCGGGCCTCTGA
- a CDS encoding metallophosphoesterase family protein: MPKHAILSDVHANLEALLAIYRDFVKLEGLRSVVSLGDLVGYGPNPAEVVSGLHSLTKKGYTVRYCLGNHDAAALGRFEFVDLRDSHDLEFLATQAGLKDREAIARQYLDQKQRRYIPVSTNAKVSIAWTRERLTEPYRQFLLQQSQDHLSLGAGVLCVHASPRDTLFEYVLDGRRAQKVVEAPMMAGVHVCFFGHTHIPGVWQLPADQLVRFAGRAICMQPPRLVPGPRVQLKPDALISLVNVGSVGQSRDGDARACYVVYDEEAETVEFRRVPYDVAATRQKILDSGLPASLAERLGAADAERSVAEAEREE, translated from the coding sequence ATGCCCAAGCACGCCATCCTCTCCGACGTCCACGCGAACCTCGAGGCCCTGCTGGCCATCTACCGCGACTTCGTGAAGCTCGAGGGCCTGCGCAGCGTGGTGTCGCTGGGCGACCTCGTGGGCTATGGCCCCAACCCCGCCGAGGTCGTCTCCGGCCTCCACTCTCTGACGAAGAAGGGCTACACGGTCCGCTACTGCCTGGGCAACCACGACGCCGCCGCGCTGGGCCGGTTCGAGTTCGTGGACCTGCGCGACTCCCACGACCTCGAGTTCCTCGCCACCCAGGCCGGCCTGAAGGACCGCGAGGCCATCGCCCGCCAGTATTTGGACCAGAAGCAGCGCCGGTACATCCCCGTCAGCACCAACGCCAAGGTCTCGATCGCGTGGACGCGCGAGCGGCTCACCGAGCCGTATCGCCAGTTCCTGCTCCAGCAGAGCCAGGACCACCTGTCGCTGGGCGCCGGCGTGCTGTGCGTGCACGCTTCGCCGCGCGACACGCTGTTCGAGTACGTTCTGGACGGTCGCCGTGCGCAGAAGGTGGTCGAGGCGCCCATGATGGCGGGCGTGCACGTGTGTTTCTTCGGGCACACGCACATTCCCGGCGTCTGGCAGTTGCCCGCGGACCAGCTCGTGCGCTTCGCGGGCAGGGCCATTTGCATGCAGCCGCCGCGGCTCGTGCCGGGCCCGCGCGTGCAGCTCAAGCCCGACGCGCTGATCAGCCTGGTCAATGTGGGCTCCGTGGGCCAGTCGCGCGACGGCGACGCCCGGGCCTGCTACGTCGTCTATGACGAGGAGGCGGAGACGGTGGAGTTCCGCCGCGTGCCCTACGACGTGGCGGCCACCCGCCAGAAGATCCTCGACAGCGGCCTGCCGGCCAGCCTGGCCGAGCGCCTGGGCGCGGCCGACGCCGAGCGCAGCGTCGCCGAGGCCGAGCGGGAGGAGTGA